In the genome of Streptomyces violaceoruber, the window GCCTGCGTGTCCTCGCTCAGCCGGATCAGCCTGAGCAGCAGCAGCCGCGCGGCCGTGCGGGCCGCCGGGTCCAGACCGGACCAGGCCCGCTCGGCGGTCGCGGCCACCGCGCCCTGGATGCCGCCGGCCGCGCGGTACCCGGCCAGGGTCAGCCGGCCCGCCTTGCGCCGCTGCCAGGTGGCGAGCAGGGCGTGGGACAGGAGCGGCAGCACGCCCGCGTCGTGCTCGCCCACGGCCCGAAAGGCGTGGGAGTCGCAGCCACCGCGCGGGCCGTCGGTGCTCACCTCGCGGATGATCAGCTCGGCGAGGCCCGGTTCCAGCTCCATGCCGACCGCCCTGGCGGGGGCGGTCACCGCCTCGCGCAGCTCCGCCGTGGTCAGCGGCCCGAGCACCATGTGCCGGTGCTGCAGCGCGTCGGCCAGCTCGGGGTACCGCAGGCACCGGTCGTAGAAGTCGGCGCGTACGCCCAGGGTCACCAGCACCGGCGGCGGGTCCCCGTGCGCGCCGGGCAGGCAGGCGGCCTGGAGCAGCTGGATGAACACGCGCCGGTCCGCCTCGTCGGCGCAGAGCGTGAACAGCTCCTCGAACTGGTCCACGATGACGACCGGCCGGGCAGCGGCGGGGTCGTCGGGGCCGCCTGCGTGGTCTTCCCGGCCGTCGGGGGGTGCCGTGCCCGGCGGGCGCGTCCGGATCGCCCGGGCGGTCGGGTTCGCCTGCCCCGGCGGGCCGTCTGGGCGGGTCTCACCGTCCGAGGGCGTCCTGCCGAGCTGTCGCGCCGGGCTGGCCGGGCCGTCCTGGGCACCGAGGTCGGCTTTCCGAGCCCGATCGCTGAGACCGGCCTGCCTGTCCTGTGCGTCCTGGACGGTCTGCCCGTCCTGGCCGACTTGCCCGTCCTGGCCGGCCTCGCCGTACGGGTCTGCCCTGCCGTCCCCGTCTGGCCGCCTCGCGGGGGCGATCGGGGCGTGCCGAATCTCCCGGCCGGTCTGGCCGCTCCGGCCGCTCTGGTCCGTTTGGCCTCCCTGACCTCCCTGACCTCCCCGGTTTTCCTGGCCCTGGCCCTCTCGTCCTGTTTGTTCCGTTTGATCGACCTGGCCCGTGTTGCCCGGCTGGTCGTCCGCGTCGGCCCTGTCGCCCCCGTCCGCCTGCCCCGCTGGGGCGACCGGGTCGGTCCGGTCGCCCGGGTCCGGCCCGACCGCCTGGCTCACCCGGGCCGTCCGCCCGGTCTCGCCGTTCCGGCATGCCGAGATGTCCGGGCCGCTCGGGCTCGTTGAGCCGTCCCGGTCTGTTCGGCCTGTCTTGCCTGCCTCGTCAGCCCGCTCTGTCTGGTCGTCCTGTCGTGCCCGATCGGCCCCGGCTGCCTGGTTGGTCCGTCTTCCGGGGTCGGCAGGGTCGGCAGGGCCAGGCCGGTGCCTGTCCGGCCCGTTCTGCCCGTGCAGTCCGTGCCGTCTGCCCGGACCGTCCTGACTTTCCGGCCCGTTTTGCCCGGCAAAGCCCTTACGTCCGCCCCTGCTCTCCCGCCCCTCCCGCCCCTCCTGCCCGGACGGGGCTTCCGTGGATGCTGCCCAGGCCGCGAAGGCTGCTCTGACGGCGTCCTCGGTCTCCGGGTCGCCCGGGTTCCAGGTCCCGGGGGAACCCGGGTCCCGGCCCGCCGTTTCCCGTATGGCGACGACGACGGGCGCGAGCTGCGGTACCAGGCGGGTCAGTTCGCCGAGCGGGTCGGCCCCCGGCACGAGCTGGAGCACCCTTCTGGGCGGACCGCACCCGGCGTCCCGCGAGCCGGCGCGCAGGGCGGGCACCAGGCCGGCGTTCAAAAGGGAGGACTTCCCTGCCCCGGAGGCGCCGACCAGCATGACCAGACCGCCGGTGTCCCGCGTGGCGTCGAGCTGGGCGAGCAGGGCCCGCGTGCTCCGCTCCCGCCCGAAGAACCAGTCGGCGTCCTGCCGGCGGTAGGCGGCCAGGCCCCGGTAGGGGCAGACCCCGCCGAGGGCCGCCGGAGCCTCGGCGGGGGTCTGCTCCTCCACCGCGGCCGCCCCGGGGCGTTCACCGCTCGGGTCGGCCAGCGCCCGCTCCCACAGGCGCTGCCACTGGACCAGGTCGTACAGACCGGCGGAGACCGGTACGGGCCGTGCGCGCCGGGCCTGGGGTATGAGGACGTGCAGGACGGCCGCGAGGGCGGGGAACTGGGCCGGCACGTTCTTGGCCCGCCGCCAGTCGCTGATCCGCTGGGCGGAGACCCGCACCGGACGCCCTCGTTCGTCGACGCGCTGGAGCCGGACGACGGCCTCGGACACACGTTTGAGGGGAGGGTTGCCGGCCTCCCTGTACAGCAGTGCGAGGCGTTCTGCGAAGGCCGTGCGTGCCCCTGAGTCGAAACTCAAGGCCTCCACTCCTTACTTCCCCCGCACCTGGACGTCCGGACCGGAAAACTCACTCTATACGGCTGACCTGCGGCTACAGCAGTTTCCGGGTTCCGGAGCCTCCTCCGCGGCTACCTCGGGTGGCAGGATCGCGTCGCAGTGGCGAGGCGGCCCCGCGGCACCCGGACAGGTCAGCGGCTCAGCACTCGGAGAGCCACCCCATGGGGCCGCATGTTCTCGGTCAGCTTTCGGTGGCCCGTCCCTCCGAGCCCGTCCGGTACCGCACGCGAAAACGGCGCCGGCATGGTTTGGCACCGGTCCCCACGAGGGGAGGGACCGGGGCCAAACCATGCCGACGCGCACATGTGAACGGGCGGCGGCAGCCGCCGTCGGTCAGTCCCCGGTGGGCGAGCCGGTGGACGACCCGCGGGCGGGCGGGACCAGCAGGTCGCGCTCCGGGTGCTTCTCGCCGGTGACGCGGCCCCGGATGCCGAGATCCGCCCTGGCCGCCTCGTGGAACGCGTTGACGGCGCGGAACGCGGCCCGGTGCCGCTCCCGCCACTCCTCCAGGCTGCCGTCGACCCGGCCGGTCGCCTGCCAGTCGATCTCGGCGAGCACCACGTTCAGCTCGTGCCCGGACTCGATGGCGTCGTCCCCGCCGAGCAGCATGACCCGCTCGAAGGCCGCCCCCCAGCGGAGGCTCGCCTGCGCGAGGTCGTCGCGGAGGTCCTCCTCGGGGCGGTGGGTCTCGCGCAGTCCCTCCCGCGCCTCGTACAGCGGCACGGACGCGGCGATCCGCAGTTTGGCGGCGTCCACGTACTCCCCGTAGGCGTCGACCTTCTTGTCGTCCCACCGCGTCAGCAGCTGGTTGCGGTTGCGGCTCCGCTCCATCAGGTAATTCGTGGCGTGTGTGGTCAGCGCGCCGACCAGCACGGCCGCGATCGTCACGAGTTGCTCGCCGGTCCCCAAGCCGTCCCCCCTCGGTCGCAACTCCGCACTCGGCACTCCGCAGGCCGGCGCGGGCCGACGCGGGACGTCAGTGCCGTCGAGGCCACCGCGGTGGCGCGGCGGAATGTGGGATTGCCGGACGATCTTACGAGGGCCGGGGCGGGCGGGCCAACCGGAGGGCCGGTCAACAAGCCTGCGTGCGGCGCGGGTTCAGTACGCCGATCCGTGGGCAGTCAGGTCGTGAAGGCTCCGAAACCGACCGCCGCTGGAGTGCGCATGAGGATCTCCGTCGACCCCGAGCAGTGTTACGGCTCCGGAGACTGCGTCCACCGGGCCCCGTCCGTCTTCACCCAGGTGGGCGGCCTCGGCGCCGTCATACCCGGCCGGGAGCACGACGTCGACGCCCCGCGGGTGCGCGAGGCGGCCGAAGGGTGTCCGTCCGCCGCGATCACCATCGCCCGCACGGAAGCGGAAGAGGTCCGGGGCTGAGTACGCGGGGCGAACCGGGCGCCGTCGCCGAGGCCCTGGTCGGACTCGCGACGCGGTACGTGCGCAACGGCCCCGGCACCCTCGGGAAGGCGGCCCTCGCGACGCGCTGGCTCAACGCCCACCTGCGCGAGCACCCCCGCCGGGCCGTCGTCGAGCTGCCTTCGGGCGGACGCTTCGCCGTGGACACGCAGGACCTCATCCAGCGGTACCTGTACCTCTTCGGTGCCTGGGAGCCGCACCTGACCGGCTGGCTGCGGCGCCGGCTGCGGCCGGGGGACGGCTTCGTCGACGTCGGGGCGAACATCGGCGTCTTCAGCGTCCTGGCGGCCCGGCTGGTCGGCGAGTCGGGCCGGGTCGTCGCGATCGAGGCCTCCGCGGACGTCCACCGGCGCCTGGTGGGGAACGCCCGGCTCAACGGCCTCGGGAACATCCGCGCGCTCAACGCCGCCGTCTCGGACCGCACCAGGACCCTGACCTTCGCGCTCGCCAGCTCGCGGAACACGGGGGCGAACAGCATCGTCCCGTACGACGGCCCGGTGGAGTCGAGCTTCCGGACCGAGGCCCGGCCGCTGCCGGACCTCCTCGACACGGCGGAGATCGCGACCGTCCGGGTGATCAAGATCGACGTCGAGGGTGCCGAGGGGAGTGTCGTGCGCGGTCTCGCGCCGATGCTGGGGGCTCTGCGGCCCGACGCGGAGATCGCGGTCGAGGTGGCACCGGAGCGCATGGCCCGGCTCGGGGACCGGGTCGACGACCTGCTGGCGGTGATGCGGGACGCCGGGTTCCACGGCTACCGGCTGCCCAACGACTACGCGCCCGGGAGCTATCCCCCGGCGCTGAGCGGTGCGCCCCGGGCGCCGGTGCGGCTGCGCGGGCCGGTGACCGGGGAGAGCGACCTGGTCTTCTCGCGGGTGGACGCGGAACGGCTGCCCTGACCGCTGGGTGTTCCGGCCGTCGGGTGCTCCCGCCCTTGGATGCTCACGCCTCGGTGTTCCCGCTGTCAGGTGCTCCCGCTGTCAGGTGCTCCTGCCCTCGGGCGCTCCTGCCCTCGGGCGCTCCCGCCGTTCAGCGGTCGAAGTCGCCGGTGCCCTCCGGCAGCCGCCACCCGAAGGACGCCAGCGCGCGCGCCCTGGCCTCCACCACCGCCATCCGGGCATCGCGTTCCGCGGGGTCCACGTGGGACGCCTGGCCGGTCTCCTGGCCCTCCCACTTGCGGTAGAGAAGACCCACGTCCTCGGTGAACCATCCCCGGCTCACGCAGTTGAGCGCCAGCAGCAGGCCGGTGTCCTCGGAGGCGGGCAGGGCCATCCAGCCGCCGACGGCCAGCAGCAGGTCGCGCCGGACCAGCAGGGTCGCCGGATGGACCTGGGCCCGGAATCCGTTAGCCCGCCAGAAGTCGAGCACCTCCCCGCGCTCGATCGGCCCGTGCGCCGGGTCGCCGGGGAAGCCGGCCGTCGAACCGTCGGGCAGGAGGTCCAGGACCCGCGAGGTCGCCCACCCGATCGACGGGTCGGCCTCCAGGGCGGCCAGGTCGCGGGCCAGGGCGCCCGGAGTGAGCCGGTCGTCGGCGTCCAGGACCTTCACGTACGCCCCGTCCGCGTGGGCCAGGGCCATCGTGCGCGCCACCCCCGGCCCGCCCTGCCGTCCGTGGCGCCCCTGGTGGAACACGACCCGCGGATCGTCGGGCACGTGCGGCCGGACGTCCTGCGTACGGCCGTCCTCCCGGATCACCCAGCGCCACTCCCAGCCGTCGGGCAGTTCCTGCGCGCACAGCGAGGCGTAGGCCTCGGGGAGGAAGGGGGCGGACGGGCCGTGGACGGCCGTGACGATGACGACGCGCCGGTTCACGACGGCACTCACCACCTTTCCAGACGGGTCGTGAAGAGCAGTTCGGTGCGGTCCCCGGGCAGGGTGACGTCGGAGACGTCCACCACCCGGCCGCCGGTGTCGTACGAGGTCTTGCGGAGCAGGATCACCGACGTGCCCGGCGGCAGGTCCAGGGCCGCGGCCTCCTCCGGTGTCGGCGGGCGGGCGGTCAAGCGCTCCTCCACGCGGTCCAGTTCGACGCCCACGGTGTAGAGCTGGTGCTGAGTGCCGCCCGGCCAGGGCTCGTTGGCCTCGTCCAGCAGGTCGGGATTGGCCGCGACCAGGTCCCGGACGAGGTAGGAGGTGACGAGGCTGAAAGGGGCAGGCTCGGCCGAGTACCGCGTGCGGAAGGCGCGTTGGAGCAGCACGGTGCCCTCGGGAACGCCGAAGGCCTCGGCCAGTTCCCCGGACGCCTTCAGCTCGCGGTACTCGGCGTGGAAGACCAGGTCGCCGCCCCGCAGGCCGGTGTCGTGCTCCGTGGCGCCGGTCTCGGCCCTGGTGGCGAGCGGCCGGCGGGCCCGGTCCTTCTCCCACTGGTGGCGGCGGTTGTCCCGCACCGCCGGGGTGCGGGGGCGGCGCACGAAGGTGCCGAGGCCGTGCCGCTTGTCGATCAGTCCCTCGTCGCTCAGCAGCCGGAGCGCGTTCTGCACGGTGGGCACACTGCGCCGGTAGTGGTGGGCGAGGTCCGCCTCCGAGGGCAGCCGGTCGCCGGGCCGCCGCTCACCCACCCGGATGGAGCGGCGCAGATCGTCCGCGATCACTTCGTAGGCCTTGGGCACGGTTCGCAGGCTACAACTCCTCAAGAGGTCTTGAAGAGCCGGGTACGGCGGCGGCCCGGCTGCTCTGTCGAGCGGCCGGGCCGTTTCTCGCGTGTGGTGCGGTACGCAGATCGCCGTTACGTCGGGGTCGGGGGTGGCGCGGGCCGCTCAGCGCTGGAGCGGGATGGTGTGCTGGGCCCGGGACTCGACCGCGGTGTCGTCGCACGGAAGTCCGGTGGTCGTGGTCGCGGCCGTGGTCGCGGCCGAGGCAGCGGCGGCGTCGGCGAGCGGGTGATGGCGGCAGCTGGGCGCCGCGCCGTGCGCCTCGGCGCGGATGCGCTGCTTCATCGTGGGGGGCAGGGAGCCGGTTCGGGACCGGGGCAGCGGAAGCGCGGCCGCGGGTGCCGCCTCGGGGGAGGCGCTCTCGCTGTTGCTGTGCGTTCCGGTCTGCGGTACGGCCGCGGCGGCCGTCGTCGTGACGAGTCCGAGCGCCGTGCACAGCGCGAGGAAGGCGGTGACGATGCTGGTCCACAGCGTCAGGACCTTGTTCCGGGCCATGGCCCCTCACTTTCGGGTTGGGCGATTTGCGTACTTTCCTCATGATGTGTATGCGGGCCGCGAAGTGGTGGACCTACGCCCGTGGCGCGTCGATGTTCAGATGAACACCACCCGAATAGCCGCAAGGCGCTGGAAAAGGTGCGCAGACGGGAGGGAGGCGGGCAAAAGTCACCACACGTGAGGGTGTGATCACCCTCCGATCAGAATGGGTTCGTCCGCTTCTAAAGGGCTCAGGCGACGGGCAGTTGACCGCCGACGCAGGTCACCGATCGGTATCGGCCGGTGTGTATAGTCGGGCGCCGAAGGTCCCCAACGTCAAGGAAAGACGAGGTCGCGCGGTGAAGAAGCTTCTCCTGGTCGCACTGGCCGCCATCGGCGGGCTCCTCGTGTACCGCCAGATCCAGGCGGATCGCGCCGAGCAGGATCTGTGGACGGAGGCGACTGACTCCGTGCCCACGGGTTCGTGAGAACGACCGACATCCGGTCCTGAGCAGACCCCGGCCGTCAAACGGTCGGGGTTTTGTGTTGCCCTGAGAGGGCACGGTCCGCTCGGGGCGGGCGGCGACAGAGCCGGTGAGCGCGAGGGGTGGCGGGTCATGGGACGGTGGTGTACGGCTCGACGGAGCGCCGCGACGGGGCGCGTGGCCGTGACGGCCGCCGTACTCGCCGCCGTACTGGCCACGACCGCCGCCCTGCCCGGCGCCACCTCGCTCGCGCCCGGACTCGCGGCCGGTTCGGCCGGTTCGGCCGCCGGATACGACTTCGCCGACGACGCCGTACGGATCGCGGGTGCGCGTGCCACGGCGGGCGCCGAACCGCTGGCGGCGGGCGCCACCTACCGCAGCTCCCTGCCGAGGAACGGCACCCTCTACTACCGCCTCGAACTCGACGCCGCCTCGGACGCCTACGTCTCCGTCACCGCCGTTCCCGGCGCCGACGGGGAGGTCACCGCGGTCGACGGCATCCGGGTCTCCGTACAGGACGCCGAGGGCGGCTCGTGCTCCGTGCAGAGCGCGACCTTCGGCGCCGCCCGCAGCCCCCGCCCGGTCACCGCCCGGGGCATGCGCGAGATCGACCCCGCCGCCCACCGGTGCCAGGACCCCGGCACCTACTACGTGGGCGTGGAGCGGACCCGGCCCCAGGACTCCCCGCCGGACGACTGGGACCTGGAACTCACCGTCGCCACCGAGCCCCGCCCGCGCGAGACCGGCGCGACGAAGGCCCCCGAGGCCTGGGACTCCGCCTCGCCCGAACCTCTCGCCGGCGAGCCGGAACGCCGGCCGGGCGGCAACGGATTCGCCCACGCCACCCTCGTCGGACAAGGGGTCTGGCGCGACGACATCCGGCCCGGGGAGACCCTTTACTACAAGGTGCCGGTCGACTGGGGGCGCCAGGTGTACGCCACCGCCGAACTCGCCGGCTCCGCGGACGCCTCCGGCTATGCCACCGGTGCCCTGCGGCTGGCCCTGCACAACCCCGTGCGCGGCGAGGTGGACGACGCGGCCAAGGGCTACACCGGGCGGACCACCACGGTCGGCCTCGCCCCCCTGCCGCCGGTGGCGTACCCCAACCGGTACGCCACCGGGCAGGCCGGGGCGCTGCGGTTCGCCGGTGACTACTACGTCGTGGTCCACCTCGCGGCACAGGTGGCCGACGACTTCGGCCAGGGGCCCTTCACACTGACGCTGCGCCTGCGACTCGGGGGATCGACGGGGACCGGCCCCGGGTACGCGGGGGAGTCCCGGCCGAAGGGCCTCTTCGAGGTCTCCGCACAGGACCGGGTGGCCGCCCCGGCCGGCGGGGGCGCGGACGACCGCCTCGCGATGAAGGCGGTCGCCGTCGGCGGCATCGGCACCGGCAGCCTGCTGCTGCTCGGCCTGGCCGTGTGGACGGCGACGGCCCGGCGCAGGCCCCGGCCGTAGGACCAGCCTGGGGCAGGCCCCGGTCGTCCGGCGCCCCGGACTCAGATCCGGGTCAGCGCCCAGAAGCCCACGGCGTAGC includes:
- a CDS encoding ferredoxin, producing MRISVDPEQCYGSGDCVHRAPSVFTQVGGLGAVIPGREHDVDAPRVREAAEGCPSAAITIARTEAEEVRG
- a CDS encoding FkbM family methyltransferase → MRNGPGTLGKAALATRWLNAHLREHPRRAVVELPSGGRFAVDTQDLIQRYLYLFGAWEPHLTGWLRRRLRPGDGFVDVGANIGVFSVLAARLVGESGRVVAIEASADVHRRLVGNARLNGLGNIRALNAAVSDRTRTLTFALASSRNTGANSIVPYDGPVESSFRTEARPLPDLLDTAEIATVRVIKIDVEGAEGSVVRGLAPMLGALRPDAEIAVEVAPERMARLGDRVDDLLAVMRDAGFHGYRLPNDYAPGSYPPALSGAPRAPVRLRGPVTGESDLVFSRVDAERLP
- a CDS encoding glycosyltransferase family 2 protein, coding for MSAVVNRRVVIVTAVHGPSAPFLPEAYASLCAQELPDGWEWRWVIREDGRTQDVRPHVPDDPRVVFHQGRHGRQGGPGVARTMALAHADGAYVKVLDADDRLTPGALARDLAALEADPSIGWATSRVLDLLPDGSTAGFPGDPAHGPIERGEVLDFWRANGFRAQVHPATLLVRRDLLLAVGGWMALPASEDTGLLLALNCVSRGWFTEDVGLLYRKWEGQETGQASHVDPAERDARMAVVEARARALASFGWRLPEGTGDFDR
- a CDS encoding GntR family transcriptional regulator, with amino-acid sequence MPKAYEVIADDLRRSIRVGERRPGDRLPSEADLAHHYRRSVPTVQNALRLLSDEGLIDKRHGLGTFVRRPRTPAVRDNRRHQWEKDRARRPLATRAETGATEHDTGLRGGDLVFHAEYRELKASGELAEAFGVPEGTVLLQRAFRTRYSAEPAPFSLVTSYLVRDLVAANPDLLDEANEPWPGGTQHQLYTVGVELDRVEERLTARPPTPEEAAALDLPPGTSVILLRKTSYDTGGRVVDVSDVTLPGDRTELLFTTRLERW
- a CDS encoding DUF6344 domain-containing protein; this translates as MARNKVLTLWTSIVTAFLALCTALGLVTTTAAAAVPQTGTHSNSESASPEAAPAAALPLPRSRTGSLPPTMKQRIRAEAHGAAPSCRHHPLADAAAASAATTAATTTTGLPCDDTAVESRAQHTIPLQR
- a CDS encoding DLW-39 family protein, which codes for MKKLLLVALAAIGGLLVYRQIQADRAEQDLWTEATDSVPTGS